The following coding sequences are from one Panicum hallii strain FIL2 chromosome 5, PHallii_v3.1, whole genome shotgun sequence window:
- the LOC112891754 gene encoding uncharacterized protein LOC112891754 translates to MDILGVTVSSEDLVNAEIIAAAVLSVLLVALSTYGRRHCRHPALRFFVWCSSVLFLPLTSLIISSLVSTAKKRPCDESLPKPELEKCTSPANKINIQNMWTVLLWTVLILTSKCNADVAAAAVTAAAALPAAGDHSIDGQRISPPLELAFKYVWVGWLIVVCFPLAGWVENSLKAIFVAFCALGLAKVSLKMAAFRMASDSFALGKNARLIAGYMAQLVSDGGDEQVPRYIVTGEAKKHVEESPQGYRVKGQVLDDKLSSLVTLDRVWRLAEHGDGVLAQRQELRDLCLSYSLFKILRRRLSGYPLADAGSGEALNFVLGGMDSVGSGVNVDRLFRVLVDELCFASDFYYSPIPLCTFGGWCAALNYLCSVLIIVGAVAVGWLYQHEDLIGSTSYKVITFSLLLAAVLVETWEIVAGVCSNWTKMVLLGHYIRHEKAWRQSSCVHAALAAVLRLRPAGRWCDKIGQNSVLEPRRFRRRTGLLLEKLYGGAGLMRSVAVSPAVRDAVLRSLLSSYGRMSKGSAAVRRVGGKVDWALYGTQKSWGWTGDGSSNTELILTWHVATRLFEMKSTSASPDMIAASHLSNYFAYLVAAAPELLPDCSEWSKKRYKEVSEDVRGALGADSGGGGSESTEGMYGRLVTALSAVSRDTVLRRGAELGRHLVAQYAGDEVSACRILADFWSEMVIYVAPSENVKGHVQAMARGGEFITLVWALLLHAGVTTRPETPPGGS, encoded by the exons ATGGATATTCTTGGCGTAACGGTGTCCAGTGAAGATCTTGTGAATGCAGAGatcatcgccgccgccgtgctcagCGTCTTGCTGGTGGCTCTGAGCACGTACGGCCGTCGGCACTGCCGCCACCCGGCGCTCCGCTTCTTCGTGTGGTGCTCCTCCGTCTTGTTCCTGCCGCTCACATCCTTAATCATCTCCTCCTTGGTGAGCACGGCGAAGAAAAGACCGTGCGACGAGTCTCTGCCAAAACCCGAATTAGAAAAGTGCACCAGTCCTGCAAACAAGATCAACATCCAGAACATGTGGACCGTCCTCCTGTGGACCGTGCTCATCCTCACCAGCAAGTGCAACGccgacgtcgcggcggcggctgtCACCGCCGCTGCGGCCTTGCCTGCTGCCGGCGACCACAGCATCGACGGGCAGAGGATCAGCCCCCCCTTGGAGCTCGCGTTCAAGTACGTCTGGGTGGGGTGGCTGATCGTCGTCTGCTTCCCGTTGGCGGGATGGGTGGAGAATTCCTTGAAAGCCATCTTCGTCGCGTTCTGCGCGCTTGGCCTCGCCAAGGTGTCGCTCAAGATGGCGGCCTTCCGGATGGCGAGTGACTCGTTCGCCCTCGGCAAGAACGCGCGGCTCATCGCCGGCTACATGGCGCAGCTCGTcagcgacggcggcgacgagcaGGTGCCGCGTTACATAGTGACGGGGGAGGCGAAGAAGCACGTCGAGGAGAGCCCTCAGGGGTACCGCGTCAAGGGCCAGGTTCTTGACGACAAGCTCAGCAGCCTTGTCACGCTGGACCGCGTGTGGAGGTTGGCGGAGCACGGCGACGGCGTACTCGCGCAGCGGCAGGAGCTCAGAGACCTCTGCCTCTCCTACTCCCTCTTCAAGATCCTGCGGCGGCGGCTGTCAGGGTACCCCCTGGCCGATGCCGGGTCCGGAGAAGCCCTCAACTTCGTGCTCGGGGGCATGGACAGCGTTGGCTCCGGCGTCAACGTCGACCGGCTGTTCCGTGTCCTCGTCGACGAGCTCTGCTTTGCAAGTGATTTCTACTATTCTCCCATTCCACTGTGCACCTTCGGCGGGTGGTGCGCCGCTCTCAACTACCTCTGCTCCGTCCTCATCATCGTCGGAGCCGTAGCCGTGGGATGGCTTTATCAGCACGAGGATCTGATAGGTTCCACTTCTTACAAGGTCATCACTTTCTCTCTCCTGCTGGCCGCCGTGCTCGTCGAGACATGGGAGATCGTCGCCGGTGTGTGCTCCAACTGGACCAAGATGGTCCTGCTCGGACACTACATCAGACACGAGAAGGCATGGCGCCAATCGAGCTGCGTCCACGCGGCCCTCGCGGCGGTGCTGCGGCTGAGGCCTGCCGGGCGGTGGTGCGACAAGATCGGTCAGAACTCGGTGCTAGAGCCTCGCCGTTTCCGCAGGCGGACTGGGCTCCTCTTGGAGAAGTTGTACGGCGGCGCGGGGCTCATGAGGTCCGTCGCGGTCTCGCCGGCCGTGAGGGACGCCGTGCTCAGGTCACTGCTGAGCAGCTACGGGAGGATGAGCAAAGGTAGCGCGGCGGTGCGGCGGGTCGGCGGCAAGGTTGACTGGGCGCTGTACGGTACTCAGAAGAGCTGGGGGTGGACCGGAGACGGAAGCAGCAACACGGAGCTGATCCTCACGTGGCACGTCGCCACGAGGCTTTTCGAGATGAAGTCAACGTCGGCCTCACCGGACATGatcgccgccagccacctcTCCAACTACTTCGCCTacctggtggcggcggcgccggagctgCTGCCGGACTGCTCCGAATGGTCCAAGAAACGGTACAAGGAGGTGTCGGAGGACGTGCGTGGAGCGCTTGGggcggacagcggcggcggcgggagcgagTCGACAGAGGGGATGTACGGGCGGCTGGTGACGGCGCTGAGCGCCGTGTCGCGGGACACGGTGCTGCGGCGGGGCGCGGAGCTCGGGCGGCACCTGGTGGCGCAGTACGCAGGGGACGAGGTGTCGGCGTGCCGGATCCTGGCGGACTTCTGGTCGGAGATGGTGATCTACGTGGCGCCGTCGGAGAACGTCAAGGGCCACGTCCAGGCCATGGCGCGCGGCGGCGAGTTCATAACGCTCGTCTGGGCGCTGCTCCTCCACGCCGGCGTCACCACCAGGCCGGAGACGCCGCCAGGCG GTTCGTAA